Proteins co-encoded in one Setaria viridis chromosome 9, Setaria_viridis_v4.0, whole genome shotgun sequence genomic window:
- the LOC117836481 gene encoding scarecrow-like protein 9: MEFNGKSSSNFEDFPSSISSTSGCYALSQKSVDPADESNDLELFLHPPSFMNYYPPVSSTFNDHGHITLNNSYPSKIYGPQCCEVSSNAALDWYGTSVAGSSKSSWINSDITLNYINKLLMQEDSDGRVKLHHGENALRDVEEPFYKLLGQNSSAYPLLPLRSCDYPNNLNGCIDKSWQSCSSCSVAIDSSNNHSNHNLQAFEAPWSLSDIVKETNHLTQGTNNMEHGLNIDGLSIAEKRSRDNKSLQVNVANTSMHASFEVQCQNYPRTEGFYLLEGRSSKQLAISFSRPTRDEMFDRVLLFSEHKPTDEGIVLREMMTSKSTRNSQNDQERTSARRRTRGKKQEKKEVVDLRTLLIHCAQAVSVNNHTLASAILNIIRKNCSISGDDTQRLASCLADCLEARLAGTGCQLYQKLVTKCRNAVGILKVFQLCPFQMAPNYFSNKTILDVSKGKSKVHIIDFGICYGFQWPSLFEQLASRENGPPKVRITGIELPQPGFRPDQMNTNTGHLLAEYASMFSVPFEYHGITSKWETIRIEDFHIEEDDVLIVNCLFRMKNLGDETVSINSARNRVLNTIRMMKPKVFVHGVVNGSYSTPFFLTRFKELMYHYSALFDILDKIVPRDNESRMIIERDIYLCTILNVIACEGSDRIERPESFKKWKSRNLKAGLEQLPLNPDIVKVTRDIVGQYHKDYVVGEDDQWLLLGWKGRILKAISTWKPNESYDGD, from the coding sequence ATGGAGTTCAACGGCAAATCTAGTTCTAACTTTGAGGATTTCCCAAGCAGCATTTCGAGTACTTCTGGGTGCTATGCCCTGTCTCAGAAATCCGTTGATCCAGCCGATGAGTCTAATGATTTGGAGTTATTTTTGCACCCACCAAGCTTCATGAATTATTATCCTCCTGTTTCAAGTACTTTTAACGATCATGGTCATATTACACTGAACAACTCCTATCCAAGTAAAATATATGGTCCCCAATGCTGTGAGGTCAGTAGCAATGCGGCACTAGATTGGTATGGAACCAGTGTGGCAGGTTCTTCTAAGAGCAGTTGGATCAACTCAGATATAACCCTCAACTACATAAACAAGCTGTTGATGCAGGAGGACAGTGATGGCAGGGTAAAATTACATCACGGAGAGAATGCCCTTAGAGATGTGGAAGAGCCTTTCTATAAACTTCTTGGACAAAATAGTTCAGCTTATCCTCTATTACCGCTACGTAGCTGTGATTATCCGAATAACCTCAATGGCTGCATCGACAAGTCTTGGCAGTCATGCAGTAGCTGCTCTGTTGCTATTGACTCAAGTAATAATCATTCTAACCACAACCTGCAAGCCTTTGAAGCTCCATGGAGTTTGTCTGACATTGTCAAAGAGACAAATCATCTCACTCAAGGTACAAACAACATGGAGCATGGTTTGAACATTGATGGCCTTTCCATTGCTGAAAAGCGTAGCCGAGATAATAAATCACTTCAGGTGAATGTCGCAAacacaagcatgcatgcatcattTGAGGTTCAATGTCAAAACTATCCACGCACAGAAGGTTTTTATTTGTTAGAAGGAAGGAGTAGCAAGCAGTTGGCCATTTCATTCAGCAGGCCAACCCGAGATGAGATGTTTGACAGGGTTCTACTCTTCTCTGAGCATAAGCCAACAGATGAAGGTATTGTTTTGCGAGAAATGATGACAAGCAAATCAACCAGAAATTCACAGAATGATCAAGAAAGAACATCAGCTCGGCGGAGGACAAGAGGTAAGaagcaagaaaagaaagaggtTGTGGATCTGAGAACCCTTCTTATCCACTGTGCACAAGCAGTATCTGTGAATAATCACACCTTAGCAAGTGCCATACTGAACATCATAAGGAAAAACTGCTCTATAAGTGGGGATGATACCCAGAGGCTAGCATCTTGCCTAGCGGACTGCCTTGAGGCACGGTTAGCTGGAACTGGGTGCCAGCTGTATCAGAAGTTGGTCACTAAATGCAGAAATGCTGTGGGCATTTTAAAGGTATTCCAGTTATGTCCTTTCCAGATGGCACCAAATTATTTCTCAAATAAGACAATCCTTGATGTCTCAAAGGGAAAGTCAAAGGTGCACATCATCGATTTTGGCATTTGCTATGGTTTTCAGTGGCCATCATTGTTTGAGCAACTCGCAAGCAGGGAAAATGGACCTCCTAAGGTTCGGATCACAGGTATTGAGCTACCCCAGCCAGGATTTCGACCAGATCAAATGAATACAAACACGGGACACCTATTAGCTGAGTATGCTAGCATGTTCAGTGTGCCTTTTGAATATCACGGAATAACATCAAAATGGGAAACCATCCGCATAGAAGATTTCCacattgaggaagatgatgtGCTGATAGTCAACTGTCTATTCCGAATGAAGAATCTCGGTGATGAGACAGTATCCATTAACAGTGCCAGGAATAGAGTGCTCAATACCATTAGAATGATGAAGCCAAAAGTTTTTGTTCATGGAGTCGTTAATGGATCATACAGCACCCCCTTCTTTTTAACACGTTTTAAAGAACTCATGTACCACTACTCTGCATTGTTTGATATCCTTGATAAAATTGTCCCACGAGATAATGAGTCAAGAATGATCATAGAGAGGGATATCTATCTGTGTACGATTCTCAATGTCATTGCGTGTGAAGGATCAGATAGGATTGAGAGACCAGAGAGTTTTAAGAAATGGAAGTCACGAAACCTGAAGGCTGGCCTTGAGCAGCTCCCATTAAATCCAGACATTGTGAAAGTGACAAGAGACATAGTGGGACAATATCACAAAGATTATGTTGTCGGCGAAGATGATCAATGGCTACTTCTAGGATGGAAGGGAAGGATACTGAAAGCAATATCCACATGGAAACCTAATGAGTCATACGATGGCGACTAA
- the LOC117836010 gene encoding isoaspartyl peptidase/L-asparaginase 1 isoform X2 translates to MGWALALHGGAGDVPRTLPPETREPRLAALRRCLDLGAAALRDGRAALDVVELVVRELEDCPHFNAGRGSVLTADGTVEMEACVMEGATLRCGAVAGLSTVANAVSLARLVMEKTPHIYLAFDGAEAFAREQGVETKDPSHFITEQNIERLRQAKEANRVQIDYTQPMKGSQQAPQDTPAPADDNSQTGTVGCVAVDAAGNLATATSTGGLVNKMAGRIGDTPVVGAGTYANALCAVSATGKGEEIMRHTVARDVAALMEHRGLRLRDAAARVVAGAPRGAVGLVAVSRTGEVCMAHNTTAMFRACATEAGHEEVGIWTDADAPMESVSVAL, encoded by the exons ATGGGGTGGGCGCTGGCgctgcacggcggcgccggggacgtCCCGCGCACGCTGCCGCCGGAGACCAgggagccccgcctcgccgcgctccgccgctgcctcgacctcggcgccgccgcgctccgcgaCGGCCGCGCGGCGCTCGACGTCGTCGAGCTCGTC GTGCGGGAGCTGGAGGACTGCCCGCACTTCAACGCCGGCAGGGGCTCCGTGCTCACCGCCGACGGCACCGTCGAGATGGAGGCGTGCGTCATGGAGGGCGCTACCCTGCGCTGCGGCGCCGTCGCGGGCCTCTCCACCGTCGCCAACGCCGTCTCGCTCGCCAGGCTCGTCATGGAGAAGACGCCGCACATCTACCTCGCATTCGACGGCGCCGAGGCCTTCGCCAGGGAACAG GGGGTGGAGACCAAGGATCCAAGCCACTTTATCACGGAGCAGAACATCGAGCGACTGAGACAAGCCAAAGAGGCCAACAGGGTCCAG ATTGATTACACCCAGCCAATGAAAGGGTCGCAGCAGGCACCCCAAGACACCCCGGCCCCAGCCGACGACAACAGCCAGACGGGCACGGTGGGGTGCGTGGCCGTCGACGCCGCGGGCAACCTCGCGACGGCGACGTCCACGGGCGGGCTGGTGAACAAGATGGCCGGCCGGATCGGGGACACCCCCGTGGTGGGCGCCGGCACGTACGCCAACGCCCTGTGCGCGGTCTCCGCCACGGGTAAAGGCGAGGAGATCATGCGGCACACGGTGGCGCGCGACGTCGCGGCGCTGATGGAGCACCGCGGCCTGCGGCTgcgcgacgccgcggcgcgcgtCGTGGCGGGGGCGCCCCGCGGCGCCGTGGGCCTGGTCGCAGTGTCCCGCACCGGGGAGGTGTGCATGGCGCACAACACCACCGCCATGTTCAGGGCGTGCGCCACCGAGGCCGGGCACGAAGAGGTCGGCATCTGGACGGACGCTGACGCGCCGATGGAGAGCGTCAGCGTCGCGCTGTGA
- the LOC117836010 gene encoding isoaspartyl peptidase/L-asparaginase 1 isoform X1, with translation MGWALALHGGAGDVPRTLPPETREPRLAALRRCLDLGAAALRDGRAALDVVELVVRELEDCPHFNAGRGSVLTADGTVEMEACVMEGATLRCGAVAGLSTVANAVSLARLVMEKTPHIYLAFDGAEAFAREQLSDQEILVYILHASHSIGWWSPITRQGVETKDPSHFITEQNIERLRQAKEANRVQIDYTQPMKGSQQAPQDTPAPADDNSQTGTVGCVAVDAAGNLATATSTGGLVNKMAGRIGDTPVVGAGTYANALCAVSATGKGEEIMRHTVARDVAALMEHRGLRLRDAAARVVAGAPRGAVGLVAVSRTGEVCMAHNTTAMFRACATEAGHEEVGIWTDADAPMESVSVAL, from the exons ATGGGGTGGGCGCTGGCgctgcacggcggcgccggggacgtCCCGCGCACGCTGCCGCCGGAGACCAgggagccccgcctcgccgcgctccgccgctgcctcgacctcggcgccgccgcgctccgcgaCGGCCGCGCGGCGCTCGACGTCGTCGAGCTCGTC GTGCGGGAGCTGGAGGACTGCCCGCACTTCAACGCCGGCAGGGGCTCCGTGCTCACCGCCGACGGCACCGTCGAGATGGAGGCGTGCGTCATGGAGGGCGCTACCCTGCGCTGCGGCGCCGTCGCGGGCCTCTCCACCGTCGCCAACGCCGTCTCGCTCGCCAGGCTCGTCATGGAGAAGACGCCGCACATCTACCTCGCATTCGACGGCGCCGAGGCCTTCGCCAGGGAACAG CTTTCAGATCAAGAGATACTAGTTTACATACTACACGCTTCTCATTCGATTGGTTGGTGGTCACCTATCACTCGTCAGGGGGTGGAGACCAAGGATCCAAGCCACTTTATCACGGAGCAGAACATCGAGCGACTGAGACAAGCCAAAGAGGCCAACAGGGTCCAG ATTGATTACACCCAGCCAATGAAAGGGTCGCAGCAGGCACCCCAAGACACCCCGGCCCCAGCCGACGACAACAGCCAGACGGGCACGGTGGGGTGCGTGGCCGTCGACGCCGCGGGCAACCTCGCGACGGCGACGTCCACGGGCGGGCTGGTGAACAAGATGGCCGGCCGGATCGGGGACACCCCCGTGGTGGGCGCCGGCACGTACGCCAACGCCCTGTGCGCGGTCTCCGCCACGGGTAAAGGCGAGGAGATCATGCGGCACACGGTGGCGCGCGACGTCGCGGCGCTGATGGAGCACCGCGGCCTGCGGCTgcgcgacgccgcggcgcgcgtCGTGGCGGGGGCGCCCCGCGGCGCCGTGGGCCTGGTCGCAGTGTCCCGCACCGGGGAGGTGTGCATGGCGCACAACACCACCGCCATGTTCAGGGCGTGCGCCACCGAGGCCGGGCACGAAGAGGTCGGCATCTGGACGGACGCTGACGCGCCGATGGAGAGCGTCAGCGTCGCGCTGTGA
- the LOC117837548 gene encoding DEK domain-containing chromatin-associated protein 2, with amino-acid sequence MEEKAVANGAAAADVTAPDNTDTANKVEAGKSKEPAVANKDAEEQNKGSENGTEGASDGDVKMAEAEDAKEGDGDAAAAKQVDSEDVTMDADAKEDTSARTEEGEDTKMTEAEAGNAEVKDKEEKEDNVDNTNVDKVDESKEQEKEGSAEQEEKEVKETEENKQQEDAKEEKDGADGKQQEEEGEEKDSADKKDEADKVEENKETPKNKKARSARDRSQGKDKKQYGSKSREAKSLLETPSPYGIDRPQRERKTVERLVEVIEKEPNRNFVVEKGRGTPLKDIPTVAHRIGRKKPGDLKFLHNILFGRKGKLPDFKVHILQFSGFVWHESDEKQRAKAKEKLDKCVKDMLLDLCWILAIPVPKSNIRKEDLVSKLLDFIAEPHSAADSGLSDDQGSNSRKRKRGGKSASKTPEGTPSSSRKKFGDDSTSDKRRKKALKYDTDEDEDGDESMKSDSEADEQEDDYDSGKEKARKFSEVKESSGKKKTDRASGHKTGPSKTISKSPVKKPSSKISEEKESPNDSAKVFSRKKKTTVKDEKDIKETKSSGKKVTKGKGESAGVDLPSKDELRKTITAILKKVDFNTATFSDILKKLDNHYKMDLTPKKEAIKVMIQDELTKMSEEAGEDEDASEDAEKKQQQPQVKEVEA; translated from the exons ATGGAGGAGAAGGCCGTCGCAAATGGCGCAGCAGCTGCTGATGTTACTGCTCCTGATAACACGGATACAGCCAACAAGGTAGAAGCTGGCAAGAGCAAGGAGCCTGCAGTAGCGAATAAGGATGCTGAAGAACAGAACAAAGGCTCAGAAAATGGCACCGAGGGTGCGTCGGATGGAGATGTCAAGATGGCAGAGGCTGAGGATGCAAAGGAAGGTGATGGTGATGCAGCTGCAGCAAAGCAGGTGGATTCTGAGGATGTCACAATGGATGCAGATGCCAAGGAAGATACCAGTGCCAGGACAGAAGAAGGCGAGGATACAAAGATGACTGAGGCTGAGGCAGGAAATGCGGAGGTCAAAGAtaaagaagagaaggaagataaTGTTGACAACACAAATGTGGATAAGGTGGATGAATCGAAGGAGCAAGAGAAAGAGGGTTCTGCAGagcaagaggaaaaagaagtaaaagaaacagaagagaataagcaacaggaagatgcaaaggaagagAAAGATGGTGCTGATGGGAAGCaacaggaagaggaaggagaagaaaaggactCTGCTGATAAGAAAGATGAAGCTGATAAGGTGGAAGAGAATAAGGAGACTCCGAAGAACAAGAAAGCAAGGAGTGCCAGGGATAGAAGCCAGGGAAAGGATAAGAAACAGTATGGGTCCAAATCCAGGGAAGCCAAAAGTTTGCTGGAGACCCCGAGCCCATATGGTATTGATCGCCCTCAACGTGAGAGGAAAACAGTGGAGAGGTTGGTTGAGGTGATTGAGAAGGAACCCAACAGGAATTTCGTTGTTGAGAAG GGACGTGGGACTCCTCTGAAGGATATACCAACTG TGGCACACAGAATAGGGAGGAAGAAACCTGGTGATCTTAAATTTCTTCATAATATTCTTTTTGGCAGGAAAGGCAAG CTTCCTGATTTTAAAGTGCACATACTCCAGTTCTCTGGATTTGTTTGGCATGAGAGTGAT GAAAAGCAGAGGGCCAAGGCAAAGGAAAAGCTTGACAAATGTGTGAAAGACATGCTGTTGGACCTCTGTTGGATCCTTGCTATTCCTGTTCCAAAATCGAACATTAGAAAG GAAGATCTCGTGTCAAAGCTGTTGGACTTCATTGCTGAACCTCACTCTGCAGCTGATTCTGGGCTGTCTGATGACCAG GGATCAAATTCTAGGAAACGCAAGAGAGGAGGTAAAAGTGCAAGTAAGACTCCTGAAGGCACACCTAGTAGTTCGAGGAAG AAATTTGGTGATGACTCCACTTCAgataaaaggaggaagaaagcccTTAAGTATGAtactgatgaagatgaggatggTGATGAATCCATGAAGTCTGACAGTGAGGCAGACGAACAAGAAGATGACTATGACTCTGGGAAAGAAAAGGCAAGGAAGTTCTCAGAAGTAAAAGAATCTTCAGGCAAAAAGAAGACAGACAGAGCAAGTGGCCATAAAACAGGTCCTTCAAAGACAATCAGTAAAAGTCCAGTAAAAAAGCCATCATCCAAGATTTCTGAGGAAAAAGAAAGCCCCAATGACAGTGCAAAGGTCTTTTCTAGGAAGAAGAAAACTACAGTAAAGGATGAAAAGGATATCAAAGAAACAAAGTCATCAG GTAAAAAGGTGACAAAGGGTAAAGGAGAATCAGCCGGAGTGGATCTTCCCAGCAAGGATGAATTGAGGAAGACCATTACTGCTATCCTCAAAAAAGTTGACTTCAACACG GCAACTTTCAGTGACATTCTTAAGAAGCTTG ACAACCACTACAAAATGGATCTGACTCCAAAGAAAGAAGCCATCAAAGTTATGATCCAAGATGAGCTAACCAAGATGTCGGAGGAGGCAGGTGAGGATGAGGACGCGAGTGAAGATGCTGAGAAGAAACAGCAACAGCCTCAAGTGAAGGAGGTCGAGGCATGA